Proteins from a genomic interval of Pseudodesulfovibrio nedwellii:
- a CDS encoding motility protein A, producing the protein MDIVTLLGLTVGFALIIGAIVIGGAVDVFINVPGMMIVVGGTLASIMVAFPFEEVIQAFKAAFKIFVSRKTKVRDVVNIMVKVAEISRREGLIALENVQTENMVLKKSCQLIADNADPDLIRSTLAIEITSMRRRHQVGQDVFKRLAALAPAFGMMGTLIGLVQMLSRLDNPKSIGPAMAVALLTTFYGSAMSTLFFIPMAAKLKARTLQEQLHLEVIFEGAKSILENNNPRLVYEKLSSFLAPAERDTQR; encoded by the coding sequence ATGGATATTGTGACACTACTTGGTCTCACTGTTGGTTTTGCGCTCATTATCGGTGCAATTGTCATAGGTGGGGCTGTTGATGTTTTTATCAATGTTCCTGGGATGATGATTGTTGTTGGCGGCACTCTGGCGTCCATTATGGTCGCCTTTCCTTTTGAAGAGGTTATACAGGCCTTTAAGGCTGCCTTCAAGATTTTCGTATCACGCAAAACCAAAGTGCGTGATGTTGTGAACATTATGGTTAAAGTGGCGGAAATCAGTCGTCGTGAAGGGCTTATCGCTCTGGAAAACGTCCAGACTGAAAATATGGTCCTCAAGAAATCCTGCCAGCTTATCGCGGATAATGCGGATCCAGATCTTATCCGTTCCACTCTTGCCATTGAAATTACTTCCATGCGCCGCCGCCATCAGGTCGGACAGGACGTGTTCAAGCGATTGGCGGCACTCGCTCCTGCATTTGGTATGATGGGGACGCTCATTGGTCTTGTCCAAATGCTTTCTCGATTGGATAATCCAAAGTCCATTGGTCCGGCTATGGCCGTTGCTTTGTTGACGACATTTTATGGTTCGGCAATGTCCACGCTGTTTTTCATTCCTATGGCAGCCAAGCTCAAGGCAAGGACGCTTCAGGAACAGTTGCATCTCGAAGTTATTTTCGAAGGTGCAAAGTCTATTTTGGAAAACAACAACCCGAGGCTTGTTTACGAAAAATTGTCCTCCTTCTTGGCCCCTGCAGAACGGGATACGCAACGATGA
- a CDS encoding OmpA/MotB family protein, giving the protein MKDDDRLIFLPDEEEEGGNEWLTTFADLSMLLLVFFVLLYSMSTIDTEKFSKTFSSVTKALQGKMQKVATSRITREEAGVLIDQALMRRQIIESQRKVYAEVKTLQTKKGVEGLVSANFEDGVITIRVPGDVMFPSGRVNLTPKGVRLVATLKDFFIKHKDQNIKIVGYTDNVRPSQRSRFKDNWEISALRAVNVLRELLKMGLESTRLTATGLAYLNPLFPNSSAEYRAKNRRVEFILEKRVSGQ; this is encoded by the coding sequence ATGAAAGACGATGATCGGTTAATTTTTTTGCCCGACGAAGAAGAGGAAGGCGGCAATGAGTGGCTGACCACGTTTGCCGATCTTTCCATGCTTCTGCTGGTCTTTTTTGTGCTTCTCTATTCCATGTCCACCATTGATACGGAGAAGTTTTCCAAGACATTCTCTTCGGTGACTAAAGCCTTACAAGGTAAAATGCAGAAGGTTGCTACCAGTCGGATTACTCGTGAAGAGGCTGGTGTGCTTATTGACCAAGCACTTATGCGACGTCAGATCATTGAGTCTCAGCGTAAAGTGTATGCCGAGGTCAAGACTTTGCAGACCAAAAAGGGCGTGGAAGGATTGGTCAGTGCGAATTTTGAGGATGGAGTTATTACCATCCGGGTTCCGGGCGACGTCATGTTTCCTTCAGGCAGAGTTAATCTTACGCCGAAAGGAGTACGGTTGGTTGCCACGCTCAAGGATTTCTTTATCAAACATAAAGATCAGAACATCAAAATTGTCGGATACACGGATAACGTGCGTCCCAGTCAAAGATCTCGTTTCAAGGATAATTGGGAAATTTCTGCTCTCCGAGCCGTCAATGTTTTGAGGGAATTGCTCAAAATGGGGCTTGAGTCCACTCGGTTGACCGCCACTGGGCTTGCGTATTTGAACCCCTTATTTCCGAACTCTTCAGCTGAGTATCGGGCCAAGAATCGTCGCGTTGAATTCATACTTGAAAAACGGGTGTCCGGTCAGTAG
- a CDS encoding PilZ domain-containing protein translates to MDFEISIPEDEEQLRKAFRTKVPGLKARFPEQKRVLDVMDLSATGFAVLDVEKSFSEKQAVEVELLINKKLFLSGISALVMRVLDNGIVGLNFVDLERQKQIKLDKLVLEVQKRLIALRKKKREQG, encoded by the coding sequence ATGGATTTTGAAATAAGTATACCTGAAGACGAAGAACAGTTGCGCAAGGCTTTTCGCACCAAGGTCCCCGGCCTCAAGGCTCGGTTCCCGGAACAAAAGCGTGTGTTGGATGTCATGGATTTGAGTGCCACCGGATTTGCCGTGCTTGATGTTGAAAAGAGTTTTTCGGAAAAGCAGGCAGTTGAGGTGGAGTTGTTAATCAACAAGAAGCTTTTTTTGAGCGGCATCTCCGCGTTGGTCATGCGAGTCCTTGATAATGGTATCGTTGGATTGAATTTCGTCGATTTGGAACGGCAGAAACAGATCAAGCTGGATAAGCTTGTGCTTGAAGTCCAGAAGCGACTTATTGCCCTGCGCAAGAAAAAACGGGAGCAAGGCTGA
- a CDS encoding biotin carboxylase N-terminal domain-containing protein, with product MFSTNGDRHKVLIANRGEIAMRVMRACQRLGLDFVCVCTPEDEASGHVVLARELAGESAVYTITSYLDANELFSVADASGATAVHPGYGFFAEDFRFARRVVRRDRPMEFIGPSWWVIRDLGDKINTKRIARSLHVPTVPGSDRPVYSELEADEIASSLFDFQASQGILNGVIMVKASAGGGGMGIEEVGDLDEFRSVFRRIRNYAKRNFGDEGVLIEQRIFDFNHLEVQVVSERSGKHHVHFGTRNCSVQSTGKQKRIEVAPGFAPGVVPYTFDAEKVLEEITQHSLSMACESGYDNVGTWEWIITPKGEPFLMEVNTRIQVENGVSAIISKADGNSVDIITEQIRLALGQPLGYSQEDIELDGVGIEYRLVAENTDNWFTPCAGRITRFEWAEQDWLDVYTQVPVDTTYEIPMEFDPNLALAIIWGKDLEEAKARGVQFLDSLVLEGDISGKSEDFHTNIKYLKAKTDRLLEF from the coding sequence GTGTTTTCAACGAACGGTGATCGGCACAAGGTCCTCATAGCCAATCGCGGCGAAATCGCCATGCGGGTGATGAGGGCCTGTCAGCGTCTGGGGTTAGATTTCGTCTGTGTCTGTACGCCGGAAGATGAGGCGTCCGGGCATGTTGTACTTGCCCGAGAATTGGCTGGCGAGAGTGCTGTTTATACGATTACATCGTATCTGGATGCAAACGAACTGTTTTCGGTGGCCGATGCCAGCGGAGCGACAGCGGTGCATCCCGGGTATGGTTTTTTTGCCGAAGATTTTCGGTTTGCCCGTCGTGTGGTGCGCCGAGATCGGCCCATGGAATTTATCGGGCCATCCTGGTGGGTCATTCGAGATCTGGGCGACAAGATCAATACCAAGCGTATTGCTCGGAGTCTCCATGTTCCAACGGTGCCGGGGTCTGATCGTCCGGTTTACAGTGAGCTTGAAGCAGATGAGATTGCGTCCAGTTTGTTTGATTTTCAGGCGAGTCAGGGTATCCTTAATGGCGTGATCATGGTCAAGGCTTCGGCTGGCGGCGGTGGCATGGGCATTGAGGAAGTCGGTGACCTTGATGAATTTCGTTCCGTTTTTCGTCGTATTCGTAATTATGCCAAACGGAATTTTGGCGATGAGGGTGTCCTCATCGAACAGCGTATTTTTGATTTCAACCACTTGGAAGTGCAAGTGGTCAGCGAACGCAGCGGCAAGCACCATGTGCATTTCGGTACCCGTAATTGTTCTGTGCAGTCCACAGGTAAGCAGAAACGTATTGAAGTCGCACCAGGCTTTGCTCCGGGTGTTGTGCCATATACTTTTGACGCAGAAAAAGTGCTTGAGGAAATTACTCAGCATTCGTTGTCCATGGCTTGTGAGTCCGGATACGACAATGTTGGAACATGGGAATGGATCATTACTCCGAAAGGAGAGCCGTTCCTTATGGAAGTGAACACCCGAATTCAGGTGGAAAACGGTGTCTCCGCAATTATTTCCAAGGCCGATGGCAATTCGGTGGATATTATCACCGAACAGATTCGTTTGGCACTGGGGCAACCGCTTGGGTACAGTCAGGAAGATATCGAACTCGATGGTGTTGGGATTGAGTACCGTCTTGTGGCCGAAAATACGGACAATTGGTTTACGCCGTGTGCAGGCCGAATTACTCGGTTTGAATGGGCAGAGCAGGACTGGTTGGACGTGTATACCCAAGTCCCTGTTGATACAACATACGAAATCCCCATGGAATTCGATCCGAACCTGGCCCTGGCTATTATTTGGGGCAAGGACCTTGAAGAAGCCAAAGCCCGAGGTGTTCAGTTCCTTGATTCTTTGGTTTTGGAGGGGGACATCAGTGGTAAATCTGAAGATTTTCACACCAATATTAAGTATTTGAAAGCCAAGACCGACAGACTTCTGGAGTTTTAG
- a CDS encoding carboxyl transferase domain-containing protein yields the protein MDTTKKVQNLKDRLSYIRDIFAGKEEESIRLLSAKLSELLERHQSQPGGVSSSQLARLEDLFDFSERKLDLALTPMDRVRIVRHPQRICLKDILENVYDNYTEIGGRGEFNIDPSMLIARAVFSRRVGDKVINQMVMVIGQEKGHGEAFRNGGSVKPSGNAKALHYMKVAETENIPVHTFVFTPGAYPVEDWPGAAQQIAKNLYELSALKVPVVSIFSEGGSGGAEAVGLADRRIMLSHGYYSVISPEGAAAIEGGLRGGTRATPELIEKCARQLCITAEDNLQNGYIDRILQEPPLGARPNHYDFFRELRRELIQTTNEVVSGVKSMKLYRAMAVRGSKTDDAESIYMRWTLSKSALNRLVDQRQRKFRNLSRHARLDGTGVVNRAVTATKGAVWAIHSFLRYDVLGRQKKRLDAMFEDLGAEAHLVRHKLLMPLKKTVDKVLPGNGSGRPVVGEEVMNRLTRLSCPEDGACLVGSEWAWTSPRSHEDRTITCPNVRTQHCPDLWVPDLFGDFAGVCPSCGHHFPMEYRWYLENVFDYSESKEFNQQLESVNPLGYEKFDFKLDKAKEKTGLKSACITFETSIEEVDTVVAVLCAPFRGGSVGAAEGEKFIRAAERAGRKRQPFIAYVHGTAGIRIQEGVNGVIQMPRCTIAVRRYIDAGGLYLVLYDTNSYAGPVASFLGCSPYQFAVQSSNIGFAGPGVITETTGITIPPDYHRAYHALSRGHIHGIWDRREVKKNLHQSLLTMGGRNLYYR from the coding sequence ATGGATACGACAAAAAAAGTCCAGAATCTTAAAGATCGTTTGAGTTATATTCGGGATATCTTCGCGGGTAAGGAAGAGGAATCCATTCGTTTACTTTCTGCAAAATTGAGTGAGTTGTTGGAACGGCATCAGTCGCAACCCGGTGGTGTATCCAGCAGTCAACTCGCACGGCTTGAAGATCTGTTTGATTTTTCCGAGCGAAAACTTGATCTTGCTCTTACGCCCATGGATCGGGTGCGTATTGTTCGACATCCACAACGTATTTGTCTCAAAGATATACTTGAGAATGTCTACGATAATTACACTGAGATTGGTGGGCGTGGCGAATTCAATATTGATCCGTCCATGTTGATTGCCAGAGCCGTTTTTTCTCGCAGAGTAGGTGACAAGGTCATCAATCAGATGGTCATGGTTATCGGTCAGGAAAAAGGCCATGGCGAGGCTTTTCGTAATGGCGGGTCGGTTAAGCCTTCAGGGAATGCCAAGGCCTTGCATTATATGAAGGTCGCTGAAACTGAAAATATTCCGGTGCATACTTTTGTGTTTACGCCCGGAGCGTACCCTGTGGAAGACTGGCCGGGGGCTGCCCAGCAGATTGCCAAAAATTTATATGAATTATCTGCACTTAAAGTGCCGGTTGTTTCTATTTTTTCCGAAGGTGGTTCGGGTGGAGCCGAGGCGGTTGGCTTGGCAGACCGACGTATCATGCTTTCTCACGGGTACTATTCTGTTATTTCACCCGAAGGGGCGGCAGCCATCGAAGGTGGTTTACGTGGCGGAACGCGGGCAACGCCTGAACTGATTGAAAAGTGTGCCAGACAACTGTGCATTACAGCCGAGGATAATCTTCAAAATGGGTATATCGACCGCATATTGCAGGAACCTCCTTTGGGTGCCAGACCCAATCATTATGATTTTTTCCGGGAATTGCGGCGCGAATTGATTCAAACCACCAATGAGGTGGTCAGTGGTGTCAAATCCATGAAGTTGTACCGAGCCATGGCAGTTCGCGGTAGCAAAACCGATGACGCTGAATCCATCTACATGCGGTGGACCCTGTCAAAGTCCGCTTTGAATCGTTTGGTTGACCAACGGCAACGTAAATTCCGGAATTTGAGTCGCCATGCTCGTTTGGATGGTACGGGGGTCGTTAACCGGGCTGTGACCGCGACCAAAGGGGCGGTCTGGGCGATACATTCTTTTTTGCGATATGATGTTTTGGGACGGCAGAAAAAACGTCTTGATGCCATGTTTGAGGATCTTGGTGCCGAAGCACATCTGGTCCGCCACAAGCTTCTTATGCCGCTGAAAAAAACCGTGGATAAGGTGCTGCCGGGTAACGGCTCAGGTCGTCCCGTTGTGGGCGAAGAGGTCATGAACAGGTTAACTCGGCTGTCCTGTCCGGAAGACGGAGCATGTCTGGTCGGCAGTGAATGGGCCTGGACAAGTCCTCGCAGTCATGAGGATAGGACCATCACTTGTCCCAATGTGCGAACACAGCATTGCCCTGATTTGTGGGTGCCTGATCTTTTTGGTGATTTTGCTGGCGTATGTCCTTCCTGTGGTCACCATTTCCCTATGGAATATCGATGGTATCTAGAAAATGTTTTTGATTACAGCGAGTCCAAGGAATTCAATCAGCAATTGGAATCCGTGAATCCGTTGGGGTATGAGAAGTTTGATTTCAAGCTTGACAAGGCCAAGGAAAAGACCGGGTTGAAATCAGCCTGCATCACCTTTGAGACTTCTATTGAAGAGGTCGATACCGTAGTCGCGGTTTTGTGTGCTCCTTTCCGGGGGGGTAGTGTTGGCGCGGCCGAAGGTGAGAAGTTTATTCGTGCGGCGGAACGTGCTGGACGCAAACGGCAGCCGTTTATCGCCTATGTACACGGAACAGCGGGTATTCGCATTCAGGAAGGCGTTAACGGCGTTATTCAGATGCCTCGGTGTACTATCGCCGTTCGCCGGTATATCGATGCTGGCGGACTGTATCTTGTATTGTATGACACCAATTCCTATGCTGGCCCCGTGGCCAGTTTCCTTGGGTGTTCTCCATATCAATTTGCCGTACAGTCCTCGAACATTGGTTTTGCCGGTCCCGGCGTCATTACTGAAACTACGGGCATTACGATTCCGCCGGATTATCACCGCGCTTATCATGCTCTTTCGCGAGGGCATATCCACGGCATATGGGACAGACGAGAGGTCAAAAAAAACCTCCATCAGTCGCTCTTGACCATGGGTGGTCGCAACCTATACTATCGTTAG
- a CDS encoding biotin/lipoyl-containing protein → MLNIKELLDKVKASPYREIVIRAPHTGVVEFAGLKQGDTVRGPGGDYKEKPGTLLANLTREKNKKPIPAPEKGVIEAVHLEHEGQFVEAGEPLVTIKHYLTRKEVIELILQEALYLFRAPERAKYYFVPEVDQKLKVSGKRSVKVHDGMEILIVSRMKRETPLAYTGPDGIIYSVYFGRGDNVDEGGPLIGVCPEDQLTVIQDVVARIQSEWEEEE, encoded by the coding sequence GTGCTGAATATCAAAGAGTTACTTGATAAGGTTAAAGCGTCTCCCTACCGTGAAATTGTGATTCGTGCTCCGCATACCGGCGTTGTTGAGTTTGCTGGTTTGAAACAGGGCGACACTGTTCGTGGTCCTGGAGGCGATTATAAAGAAAAACCTGGTACGCTGTTGGCGAATTTGACCAGAGAAAAGAACAAGAAGCCCATTCCGGCACCGGAGAAGGGCGTGATTGAGGCTGTCCATCTGGAACATGAAGGCCAGTTTGTGGAAGCCGGTGAGCCTTTGGTGACCATCAAGCATTATTTGACCCGTAAGGAAGTTATTGAGCTGATTCTTCAGGAGGCATTGTACCTGTTCCGTGCACCTGAGCGTGCTAAGTACTATTTTGTTCCCGAAGTCGATCAAAAACTTAAGGTGTCCGGCAAGCGCTCCGTCAAAGTGCATGATGGGATGGAAATCCTTATTGTTTCTCGCATGAAGCGTGAGACTCCTTTGGCCTATACCGGTCCTGATGGCATTATCTATTCCGTATATTTCGGTCGTGGCGACAATGTGGACGAGGGTGGCCCGTTGATCGGTGTTTGCCCTGAAGATCAATTGACCGTCATTCAGGATGTGGTTGCTCGTATCCAGAGTGAATGGGAAGAAGAAGAGTAG
- a CDS encoding single-stranded DNA-binding protein, whose product MAGSMNKVILIGRLGRDPELSYTPAGQARAKFSIATDEGYRDRQTGQKVEKTEWHNIVAWRQTAEFCGNYLGKGRLVMVEGKLQTRKWQDQNTGQDRYMTEIVADRVQGLDRAADGAGAQAGGGYQKQQGGYQQQQQGGYQQQQQSQGGYQQQAPQQGQAAQQGQPQEQEEDLGPAFPSEASGMDDVPF is encoded by the coding sequence ATGGCTGGCAGCATGAACAAAGTTATTCTTATCGGCAGGTTGGGGCGTGATCCCGAGTTGTCTTATACGCCCGCCGGACAGGCCCGGGCGAAATTTTCCATTGCCACGGATGAAGGTTACCGTGACAGGCAGACCGGCCAGAAGGTCGAAAAAACAGAGTGGCACAATATTGTTGCTTGGAGACAGACCGCTGAATTTTGTGGCAACTACCTTGGCAAGGGCCGTCTGGTCATGGTCGAAGGAAAGTTGCAGACACGGAAATGGCAGGATCAGAATACCGGCCAGGATCGTTACATGACCGAGATCGTCGCTGACAGAGTTCAAGGACTTGATCGAGCGGCTGATGGTGCCGGTGCTCAGGCCGGTGGCGGATATCAAAAACAGCAGGGCGGCTACCAGCAGCAACAGCAGGGTGGTTACCAACAGCAGCAACAGTCTCAGGGTGGTTATCAACAGCAGGCTCCTCAGCAGGGGCAGGCAGCTCAGCAGGGTCAACCCCAGGAGCAGGAGGAAGACCTCGGTCCCGCCTTTCCGTCTGAAGCCAGTGGTATGGACGACGTACCGTTTTAG
- a CDS encoding amino acid ABC transporter ATP-binding protein: MESQKVVIDVKGLNKWYDDFHVLKNIDLQVRKGERIVICGPSGSGKSTLIRCMNRLEHHQEGTIIVDGTELTGNLKGLEKIRKEVGMVFQNFNLFPHMTVLENLTLAPVWVRKMPKKEAEKIAMHYLDRVRIAEQAKKYPGQLSGGQQQRVAIARALCMSPNILLFDEPTSALDPEMIKEVLDVMIELAEENMTMVCVTHEMGFARTVADRVIFMDYGEIVEQNSPEEFFSNPQYDRTKLFLSQILQH, from the coding sequence ATGGAATCTCAGAAAGTTGTGATCGACGTCAAAGGACTGAACAAGTGGTACGACGACTTTCACGTTCTCAAAAATATTGATCTTCAGGTACGCAAAGGCGAACGCATCGTCATCTGCGGTCCGTCCGGTTCAGGAAAATCCACCCTCATCCGGTGTATGAACCGTCTGGAACACCATCAGGAAGGAACCATCATCGTAGATGGCACTGAACTGACTGGCAATCTCAAGGGTCTCGAAAAGATCCGTAAAGAAGTCGGTATGGTCTTCCAGAACTTCAATCTGTTCCCGCACATGACGGTTCTTGAAAACTTGACTCTTGCTCCAGTCTGGGTACGTAAAATGCCCAAAAAGGAAGCAGAAAAAATTGCCATGCACTATCTCGACCGTGTCCGCATCGCCGAACAGGCCAAAAAATATCCAGGCCAGCTTTCCGGTGGTCAGCAACAGCGTGTTGCCATTGCCCGCGCCCTGTGCATGAGCCCGAACATTCTGCTCTTTGACGAGCCAACATCCGCCCTTGACCCAGAAATGATCAAGGAAGTGCTGGATGTCATGATTGAGCTTGCCGAAGAAAACATGACCATGGTCTGCGTCACCCATGAAATGGGTTTTGCCCGTACCGTAGCCGACCGTGTGATCTTTATGGATTACGGCGAAATAGTGGAACAGAATTCACCGGAAGAGTTCTTCAGCAATCCTCAGTATGACAGGACAAAGCTCTTCCTGAGCCAAATCCTGCAACACTAA
- a CDS encoding amino acid ABC transporter permease: protein MNQEQKILVFTPTPAAPAPIAATGVIHWLRKNLFSNWTNSILTILCMALLAKGIPPLISWAFIDAVWTGGPEICTNDGGACWTFIGAKYRILLVGTYPPELIWRPVASAFLFVGVIAATVSGCCKNRYLIGLWPLLFVIALWLIGGGAGLAKVDQSMWGGLMLSLGLAAVGILLSIPFGILLALGRQSKMIGISTPCIGFIELIRGVPLITILFMASVMMPLFLPEDMQINNLLRVQIGIILFSSAYIAEVVRGGLQAVSSGQTDAAKALGLSKWMVTLFIVLPQALRHVLPALIGRCIALFKDTSLVIIVGLLDFLGMTKAASQDQVWLGHDAEGYAFCAIVYWCICFGMSRYGRSLEKSGPKKNN from the coding sequence ATGAACCAAGAACAAAAAATACTGGTCTTCACGCCCACCCCAGCCGCACCTGCGCCTATTGCGGCCACGGGTGTGATTCACTGGCTACGCAAGAATCTCTTTTCCAACTGGACCAACTCAATCCTGACCATCCTCTGCATGGCACTCCTTGCAAAGGGAATTCCACCCCTCATTTCATGGGCGTTTATCGACGCGGTCTGGACTGGTGGTCCTGAAATATGCACCAACGATGGTGGAGCCTGTTGGACCTTTATTGGCGCAAAATACAGGATATTGCTCGTCGGAACCTATCCTCCTGAACTTATCTGGCGTCCCGTTGCCTCGGCATTTCTCTTTGTCGGTGTCATCGCGGCCACAGTTTCTGGGTGTTGCAAGAACCGGTATCTCATCGGCCTGTGGCCCCTGCTCTTCGTCATCGCGCTCTGGCTCATCGGCGGAGGTGCCGGGCTGGCCAAAGTTGACCAATCAATGTGGGGCGGACTCATGCTCAGTCTTGGATTGGCTGCGGTAGGCATTCTGCTCTCCATACCCTTCGGCATTCTGCTGGCTCTCGGCAGGCAGTCAAAAATGATAGGCATCAGCACCCCGTGCATCGGATTCATCGAACTCATCCGCGGAGTACCGCTCATCACGATCCTGTTCATGGCTTCGGTCATGATGCCACTGTTCCTCCCCGAGGATATGCAGATCAATAACCTGCTCCGAGTACAAATCGGTATAATCCTATTCTCCTCCGCATACATCGCGGAAGTGGTACGTGGTGGTTTACAAGCCGTCTCCTCTGGACAAACCGATGCAGCCAAAGCTCTAGGACTCAGTAAATGGATGGTCACTCTGTTCATCGTTCTGCCGCAGGCTCTCAGACATGTTCTACCGGCTTTGATAGGTCGGTGCATCGCACTGTTTAAAGATACGTCACTGGTCATTATCGTCGGCCTGCTCGATTTCCTCGGCATGACAAAAGCCGCCTCACAGGATCAAGTATGGCTCGGTCACGATGCCGAAGGCTATGCCTTCTGTGCCATCGTATACTGGTGCATCTGTTTCGGCATGAGCCGCTATGGCCGTTCGCTGGAAAAAAGCGGCCCCAAGAAAAACAACTGA
- a CDS encoding amino acid ABC transporter permease gives MSLTSDLKKQLPVILMQTLVIGVVIYVALQLFYNTQANLEARNIASGFRFLSVEGGLPINDTLLSYEPADTYGYAFLMGALNTIFVSIIAIVLSTILGVIVGCARVSGNWLVAKLGAVYVEILRNIPLLLTLFFCYSVVLVSLPHPRKSLVPFKDIFINNRGIFLPRPEFQDGMAWVFIALAVAIAGSIFLFRKSKHLRDTTGKGLHTGWISLALCIGLPGLVFLLTGQPIAFDTPILKGFNFKGGMVLRPEFSALLLGLIMYTAAFIGENVRSGIQSVDKGQLDAAKALGLKPSLIMRKVILPQTLRVCIPATTNDYASLVKNSSLAVAIGYPDMVSVGGTIIGQNDQAIEIIGLWMAVYLTINLIISLGMNWFNSKVQMVER, from the coding sequence ATGTCACTGACTTCCGACCTAAAAAAACAGCTCCCCGTCATCTTGATGCAAACGCTCGTGATCGGGGTAGTCATTTATGTCGCGTTGCAGCTCTTCTACAACACGCAGGCCAACCTTGAAGCGCGCAATATTGCCTCAGGCTTCAGATTCCTGTCAGTAGAAGGAGGGCTGCCCATCAACGACACTCTTCTCTCCTATGAGCCTGCCGACACATACGGTTACGCATTTCTCATGGGAGCATTGAACACGATTTTCGTCTCGATTATCGCCATTGTTCTGTCCACAATTCTCGGCGTAATCGTGGGCTGCGCCCGCGTATCAGGCAACTGGCTCGTGGCCAAACTCGGTGCCGTCTACGTGGAAATACTGCGCAACATTCCTTTGTTGCTCACACTTTTCTTCTGCTATTCCGTGGTTCTGGTTTCACTTCCACATCCTCGGAAAAGCCTGGTTCCCTTCAAGGACATCTTCATTAATAATCGTGGTATTTTCTTACCCCGCCCGGAATTCCAAGATGGCATGGCATGGGTCTTTATCGCTCTGGCTGTTGCTATTGCCGGTTCCATCTTCCTTTTCCGCAAGTCCAAACACTTACGAGATACCACAGGTAAAGGCTTACACACTGGATGGATTTCGCTCGCTCTATGCATAGGCCTACCAGGTTTGGTCTTTCTCCTGACCGGCCAGCCTATCGCCTTTGATACGCCAATACTGAAAGGATTCAACTTCAAAGGCGGCATGGTTCTGCGCCCTGAATTTTCTGCCCTGCTTCTCGGTCTGATTATGTATACAGCGGCCTTCATTGGCGAAAACGTACGCAGTGGTATCCAATCCGTGGACAAAGGACAGCTCGACGCTGCCAAGGCGTTAGGACTCAAGCCAAGTCTGATCATGCGGAAGGTGATCCTGCCGCAAACCCTGCGTGTCTGCATCCCGGCCACCACCAACGATTACGCCAGTTTGGTAAAAAACAGTTCGTTGGCTGTCGCCATCGGTTACCCAGACATGGTTTCGGTCGGTGGCACAATCATCGGCCAGAATGACCAAGCTATCGAAATCATCGGGCTGTGGATGGCGGTGTACCTAACCATCAACCTGATCATTTCTCTAGGCATGAACTGGTTCAACTCCAAGGTACAAATGGTGGAACGATGA